The following proteins are co-located in the uncultured Draconibacterium sp. genome:
- a CDS encoding PKD domain-containing protein codes for MKNKINLLLFVSALAFAFSSCNDEDPADVVACFTFSPEENIQVGDTVFFSNCSQEAQETVWTFGDDESSMETNPSHAYTAPGIYDVTLTAINGGVIVTATQSVNVAADLSYIINYGSYSGDKTTISTFNKYVDEDQVSNGYYAEVNGVAKTSNTQYAYNYNGNIYFMDNNVDGISWVNNKTFLQTSNAITTDIHKPRFCVGSGDYLYVSCWGSDAIFSGDLSISYIAKVDLSSNQVVSKISLPGGPEGLEIVNDKIYAALTFKDSVAIVDLSNESVNYIETPARTTNFEKDNEDNLYVTLTRDWDDYVTQTGIGYINTTTNQLESIYELNGVGTSYDNVMEPNADFSRLYVMSSESDENYNVSGSIYVFDVAAKSFESDKLTEGISGINGVDFYDNKVFCFVSESVTGNGKVITYSEDGTKVSEYETGIAPFMLLKVE; via the coding sequence ATGAAAAACAAAATTAACCTGTTACTGTTTGTGTCTGCACTGGCTTTTGCTTTTAGCAGTTGTAATGATGAAGATCCTGCCGATGTAGTTGCCTGCTTTACCTTCTCTCCAGAAGAAAATATTCAGGTGGGAGATACCGTATTTTTTTCGAATTGTTCGCAGGAAGCGCAAGAAACTGTGTGGACATTTGGTGACGATGAATCGTCGATGGAAACAAATCCTAGCCATGCATACACGGCACCTGGTATTTACGATGTAACGCTTACCGCAATAAACGGGGGAGTAATTGTAACAGCAACGCAGTCGGTAAATGTGGCTGCCGATTTAAGTTACATAATCAACTACGGAAGTTACTCGGGCGACAAAACTACCATTTCTACATTTAACAAGTATGTTGACGAAGACCAGGTAAGTAATGGTTATTATGCCGAGGTAAATGGTGTAGCCAAAACTTCTAACACGCAGTATGCATACAATTACAACGGCAACATCTACTTTATGGATAATAATGTGGATGGTATTTCGTGGGTAAACAATAAAACTTTCCTGCAAACGAGTAATGCTATTACCACTGATATTCATAAACCACGTTTTTGTGTTGGCTCAGGTGATTATTTGTATGTTTCTTGTTGGGGGAGTGATGCTATCTTTTCAGGTGATTTGTCTATCTCTTATATCGCTAAAGTTGATTTAAGCTCAAATCAAGTAGTTTCGAAAATTAGTCTGCCGGGAGGTCCTGAAGGCCTCGAGATTGTTAATGATAAAATATATGCAGCTTTGACATTCAAAGATAGTGTGGCAATAGTGGATCTCAGCAATGAGAGTGTAAATTATATTGAAACACCAGCACGTACCACAAATTTCGAAAAAGATAATGAAGATAATTTATATGTTACTTTAACGCGTGACTGGGATGATTATGTAACTCAAACAGGAATTGGCTATATTAATACAACTACTAATCAGTTGGAGTCAATTTATGAATTGAATGGGGTTGGAACTTCTTATGACAACGTAATGGAGCCTAATGCAGATTTCTCGAGGTTGTATGTGATGTCATCAGAGTCTGATGAAAATTACAATGTTAGTGGTAGTATTTATGTCTTCGATGTTGCGGCTAAAAGTTTTGAATCTGATAAATTGACAGAAGGTATTTCTGGAATAAATGGAGTGGATTTTTATGATAATAAAGTCTTCTGTTTCGTTTCTGAATCCGTAACCGGAAATGGTAAAGTAATTACTTATTCTGAAGACGGAACAAAAGTAAGCGAATACGAAACCG
- a CDS encoding sugar phosphate nucleotidyltransferase, giving the protein MKPTLLILAAGMGSRFGGLKQVEPVGPNGEAIIDYTIYDAMRAGFGKVVFIIRESFADAFKEKFETKLAGKIDVEYVFQELDKLPEGFTLPEGREKPWGTAHAILVAKDAIKEPFCALNADDFYGQNAYQVLAQFLTTSKNDSEFSMVGYQLKNTLSDFGSVSRGICDVDTKQNLVKIVETTKIFKDGDAAISVEDDGSKTPMTGNESASMNMWGFKPSIFTTLENKFIDFLKTEINKPKSEMYIPSVVFEMIEEQKATVKVLEANSPWFGVTYKEDKPIVVAKIKELIDQGIYPENLWG; this is encoded by the coding sequence ATGAAACCCACATTATTAATACTGGCTGCCGGAATGGGAAGTCGTTTTGGAGGACTAAAGCAGGTTGAACCGGTTGGGCCAAATGGCGAAGCAATTATCGATTATACCATATATGATGCAATGCGTGCCGGATTTGGAAAAGTTGTGTTTATTATTCGCGAAAGTTTTGCAGATGCGTTTAAAGAAAAATTTGAAACAAAACTAGCCGGTAAAATTGACGTAGAATATGTTTTTCAGGAATTGGATAAACTACCCGAAGGATTTACATTGCCCGAAGGACGGGAAAAACCCTGGGGAACGGCACATGCGATTCTTGTAGCCAAAGATGCAATTAAAGAACCCTTTTGCGCCTTAAATGCTGATGATTTTTACGGGCAGAATGCATATCAGGTGCTGGCTCAATTCCTGACCACATCAAAAAACGATTCTGAATTTTCGATGGTAGGGTATCAGCTTAAAAATACTTTGTCTGATTTTGGTTCTGTTTCGCGTGGCATCTGCGATGTGGATACCAAGCAAAACCTGGTAAAAATTGTAGAGACCACAAAAATTTTTAAAGACGGCGATGCTGCAATCTCTGTCGAAGACGATGGAAGTAAAACACCAATGACCGGCAACGAAAGTGCTTCGATGAATATGTGGGGATTTAAACCATCGATTTTCACCACCCTCGAAAATAAATTTATCGACTTCTTGAAAACGGAAATCAACAAGCCAAAATCGGAAATGTATATTCCTTCGGTGGTGTTCGAAATGATAGAAGAACAAAAAGCTACCGTGAAAGTGCTGGAAGCAAACTCGCCATGGTTTGGTGTTACTTACAAAGAGGACAAACCAATTGTGGTTGCAAAAATTAAAGAGTTAATTGACCAAGGAATATATCCCGAAAATCTTTGGGGATGA
- a CDS encoding IS1634 family transposase, translating into MFVRKKPNKSGVISVQVIAKINGKPKLIKTIGSSRDEKTIKELTEKGHHYIATFSGQTALDFSDETNLIQSVFQQIDSHTEVGTELLLGKIFDDIGFNVIDDQIFRQLVLSRLTYPVSKLKTSDYLEKYHDLEYPVQQIYRYMDKLHSTQKELVQQISYEHTKHVLGGQVTIVFYDVTTLYFEIDHEDTLRKTGFSKEGKHQNPQIVLGLLVSRNGYPLAYDIFEGNKFEGHTMLPVLDAFKEKYRLDQLVIIADSGLLSNANIEELQEKGYEFILGARIKNEKKQIQEQILALSLKNGESAVIEKDGLKLIVTYSDSRAKKDSQNREKGLQKLEKRIKTGKLTKSSINNRGYNKYLKMDGEINIEIDYTKYNADAAWDGLKGYISNAFLGKDEIIENYGHLWQIEKAFRISKTDLKIRPIYHRAQRRIEAHICISFVAYKIYKELERQLKSLNSKLSPEKAIEIAKTIYQIKATVKGKSVAQILLINDQQKKLAQLFNFG; encoded by the coding sequence ATGTTTGTCCGGAAAAAGCCAAATAAAAGTGGTGTTATCAGCGTGCAGGTTATTGCCAAAATAAATGGGAAACCAAAGTTGATAAAAACAATAGGTAGTTCCCGTGATGAAAAGACCATTAAAGAATTAACAGAAAAAGGCCATCATTACATTGCAACTTTTAGCGGTCAAACTGCACTTGATTTTTCTGATGAAACAAATTTGATTCAATCTGTTTTTCAGCAAATCGATTCACACACTGAAGTTGGCACAGAACTGCTATTGGGTAAGATTTTCGATGATATTGGCTTTAATGTTATTGACGACCAGATTTTCAGGCAGCTTGTCCTTTCGCGTTTAACCTACCCGGTAAGCAAGCTTAAAACAAGCGATTATCTTGAAAAATACCATGACCTCGAATATCCGGTGCAACAAATCTACCGTTACATGGACAAACTGCATTCCACCCAAAAGGAACTTGTGCAGCAGATTAGTTATGAGCATACAAAACATGTACTGGGAGGGCAGGTAACCATCGTATTTTATGATGTAACTACTTTATATTTTGAAATAGACCATGAAGATACTCTCAGAAAAACAGGTTTTTCCAAAGAGGGCAAACACCAGAACCCGCAAATCGTATTGGGGCTTTTAGTGAGCCGCAACGGCTATCCGCTTGCCTATGACATTTTTGAGGGGAACAAATTTGAAGGACACACCATGCTACCTGTGCTGGACGCATTCAAAGAAAAATACAGGTTGGACCAACTGGTTATCATTGCCGATTCTGGCCTTCTGTCCAATGCCAATATTGAAGAATTACAGGAAAAAGGTTATGAATTTATCCTTGGTGCCCGAATCAAAAATGAAAAGAAGCAAATCCAGGAACAGATACTGGCTTTAAGTTTGAAAAATGGGGAAAGCGCGGTTATCGAAAAAGATGGGTTAAAACTAATTGTAACTTATTCTGACAGCAGGGCTAAGAAAGACAGCCAAAACCGGGAAAAGGGACTCCAAAAGTTAGAAAAGCGGATAAAGACAGGAAAGCTGACCAAGTCAAGTATCAACAACCGTGGATATAACAAATACCTCAAAATGGATGGTGAGATAAATATTGAAATCGACTATACAAAATATAATGCCGATGCAGCCTGGGATGGTTTAAAAGGGTACATTTCAAATGCCTTTCTGGGAAAAGATGAAATAATTGAAAACTATGGACATTTGTGGCAAATCGAAAAAGCTTTCCGCATATCAAAAACTGATTTAAAAATCAGGCCAATTTACCACCGGGCACAACGAAGGATTGAAGCACACATTTGTATCTCGTTTGTAGCCTATAAAATCTACAAAGAATTGGAAAGGCAATTGAAAAGTCTGAACTCAAAATTAAGCCCCGAAAAAGCCATCGAAATTGCCAAAACAATTTATCAGATAAAAGCAACTGTAAAAGGCAAATCTGTGGCTCAAATTTTACTGATTAACGATCAACAGAAGAAATTAGCACAGCTTTTCAATTTTGGGTGA
- a CDS encoding aminoglycoside phosphotransferase family protein, with amino-acid sequence MKTDLIKIALQFQLDGTIDEVKPLGEGFINDTFIIKTKGDSPSYILQRKNKNIFSPIPAMMDNIEKVCQHIKNKVKQNGGDPLREAMTIIPAVDSKLYWLDEEEEYWAVCLFIEDTIAYEAAKTPDLAFAGGKGIGKFQSLVSDLKEPLVNILPGFHDIRYRIKQWDEILAKDPLGRKAMVSDEIAWIENRKEDMLNFWKLVENGTIPTRISHNDTKINNILFDKKGDVLCVIDLDTVLSSTVLNDFGDAMRTYTNTGAEDEVDLSKVSMDLEIFRAFTKGYLEETAWFLTPKEFEYLAFSAKYITYEQVLRFLMDYIDGDNYYKTKSKEHNLVRTRAQYKLLQSMEEQFEEMNKIVNAFATL; translated from the coding sequence ATGAAAACCGACCTTATAAAAATTGCCCTCCAATTCCAGCTTGATGGAACTATTGATGAAGTTAAACCTTTGGGCGAAGGTTTTATTAACGATACTTTTATTATCAAAACAAAAGGCGATTCGCCTTCCTATATTCTTCAGCGGAAAAACAAAAACATCTTCTCTCCTATTCCGGCGATGATGGACAATATTGAAAAAGTTTGTCAACACATTAAAAACAAGGTAAAACAAAACGGTGGCGATCCTTTGCGCGAGGCGATGACAATTATTCCGGCTGTTGACAGTAAATTATACTGGCTAGATGAAGAGGAAGAATACTGGGCAGTGTGTTTATTTATTGAAGATACGATTGCGTACGAAGCTGCAAAAACTCCGGATTTGGCCTTTGCCGGCGGAAAAGGGATTGGAAAATTCCAGTCGCTTGTGTCCGATTTAAAAGAACCGCTGGTAAATATTTTACCCGGCTTTCACGATATTCGTTACCGCATTAAACAATGGGACGAAATATTGGCTAAAGATCCGCTTGGAAGAAAAGCGATGGTAAGTGACGAAATTGCGTGGATAGAAAACAGAAAAGAGGACATGTTGAATTTCTGGAAATTGGTTGAAAACGGAACAATTCCAACCCGGATTAGCCACAACGATACTAAAATTAACAATATTCTTTTTGATAAAAAGGGAGATGTACTTTGTGTTATCGATTTGGATACTGTGCTAAGCAGTACCGTTTTAAACGATTTTGGTGATGCCATGCGCACTTACACAAATACGGGAGCTGAAGATGAAGTTGATTTAAGTAAAGTTTCGATGGACCTTGAAATTTTCAGGGCATTTACAAAAGGCTACCTCGAGGAAACGGCCTGGTTTTTAACACCAAAAGAGTTTGAATACCTGGCATTTTCGGCAAAATACATTACTTACGAGCAGGTGCTTCGTTTCCTTATGGATTACATTGATGGTGATAACTATTACAAAACCAAATCGAAGGAACACAACCTTGTTCGAACACGGGCTCAGTATAAATTATTACAGAGTATGGAAGAGCAGTTTGAAGAAATGAATAAAATTGTAAATGCATTTGCAACACTATAA
- the murI gene encoding glutamate racemase has product MKIAPIGVFDSGYGGLTVLKELIRELPDNDFLYLGDNARTPYGTRSFDVVYQYTLQAVKYLFEQGCPLVIIACNTASAKALRNIQMLDLPHLAPENRVLGVIRPSVEKVAEITKNGHVGVLGTVGTVVSGSYPIELEKWSGGHVKSTVQEACPMWVPLVENNEIDSEGADYFVRKNIQNILASDKNIDTLILGCTHYPLLAKVIEKYVPKEIEILKQGHIVAEKLVDYLQRHPEMEARLSKSGTLEFQTTESAETFESKAALFMEQEVKAKTIHL; this is encoded by the coding sequence ATGAAAATTGCCCCAATTGGAGTCTTTGATTCGGGTTATGGCGGACTTACCGTATTAAAAGAGCTGATAAGAGAATTGCCGGACAACGATTTCCTGTATCTTGGCGACAATGCGCGAACACCATACGGAACCCGTTCGTTTGATGTGGTGTATCAGTACACACTTCAGGCGGTGAAGTATTTGTTTGAACAAGGTTGCCCGCTGGTAATTATTGCCTGTAACACTGCATCGGCAAAAGCGCTTCGGAACATTCAAATGCTCGATTTGCCTCATTTGGCTCCCGAAAACCGTGTTTTGGGTGTTATACGACCGAGTGTTGAGAAAGTAGCTGAAATTACAAAAAATGGCCATGTGGGCGTGTTGGGGACAGTTGGTACAGTTGTCTCCGGTTCGTATCCCATTGAATTGGAAAAGTGGTCGGGTGGTCACGTAAAATCAACCGTACAGGAAGCTTGCCCGATGTGGGTTCCTTTGGTTGAAAACAATGAAATCGATTCGGAAGGTGCCGATTACTTTGTACGTAAAAATATTCAGAATATTTTGGCCAGCGATAAAAACATTGACACCTTGATTCTTGGTTGTACACATTATCCCTTACTCGCAAAAGTGATTGAGAAGTACGTTCCCAAAGAAATTGAGATTTTAAAACAAGGGCACATTGTAGCCGAAAAACTGGTGGACTATTTACAAAGACATCCGGAAATGGAAGCCCGTTTGTCAAAATCGGGAACTTTGGAATTTCAGACTACCGAATCGGCTGAAACGTTTGAAAGCAAAGCAGCATTGTTTATGGAACAAGAGGTGAAGGCAAAAACCATTCATCTTTAA
- a CDS encoding TonB-dependent receptor — protein sequence MRRFVVIGFLMVAFVSCVLAQKPFTILDTVHVEEVVSYGVLKKYQSGAKIEKIQSSQFVLGQDGNLEQLLSRTLPIAFKTNAGGLATIRIRGSAPDHTSFNFGGININSLTLGHSNVSNVPVYLFDNVGVQFGSASSVNGSGSIGGAIHLGLQNNWTDGFKAEVRLANGSFEEQLYGTKLFLGNGKFESVTRAYYYAKTNDFKFMNPNYRDFENDIYEIEDTQHNANIENMGLLQEINYKFAEDEFFIFNVWLEKNWHLVQQNMGTNLGNPDFREDYNDDHIRIWAGYKNRKKPFKYEINGGYVFDNAVSNGNTNDTISTQRFIGEAFIEHAFMANASYKAGVKATRINPTVYAYSASLEHEDRVDFYASYYHRLFNKLTATVNLRQGFVTDFNVPFTPSLGLDFLSLSKESFVLNFTGNVSRSYRVPTFNDRFWVPGGNPDLNPEKGMNYELGTKWSYCNGTNSGNVKVNAFYMNIDDWILWKNGGSFWYAENVQSVESKGVEFMTDWSYLLFGRRISSGLNYTYTSAQRKESLNETNALSRQLEYVPVHAGNFFTSATVDKFEFTIDGSYTDKQYTDEEVKNILDAFFLLNTSVSYRFKINNKNRIRILGMVNNILNTDYQSSWGYAMPGINYRISLTYKLQ from the coding sequence ATGAGGAGGTTTGTAGTTATAGGTTTTTTAATGGTTGCCTTTGTTTCGTGCGTATTGGCGCAGAAACCGTTTACAATACTCGATACCGTTCATGTGGAAGAAGTGGTGAGTTATGGGGTATTAAAAAAGTACCAGTCGGGTGCTAAAATCGAAAAAATTCAATCCAGTCAGTTTGTATTGGGACAGGACGGTAACCTTGAACAGTTGCTTTCCAGAACTTTGCCGATCGCATTTAAAACCAATGCTGGCGGACTGGCAACCATTCGAATTCGTGGTTCAGCGCCCGATCATACAAGTTTTAATTTTGGTGGTATAAACATCAACTCGCTGACTCTTGGCCATTCGAATGTAAGTAATGTGCCTGTTTATTTGTTCGATAATGTTGGTGTACAATTTGGAAGCGCCAGTTCTGTAAATGGTTCAGGAAGTATTGGTGGAGCTATTCATTTGGGGCTGCAAAACAACTGGACCGATGGTTTTAAAGCCGAAGTTCGACTTGCCAACGGTTCGTTTGAAGAGCAGTTGTACGGAACAAAGCTGTTTTTGGGTAATGGTAAATTTGAAAGTGTTACACGCGCTTATTATTATGCCAAAACCAACGACTTTAAATTTATGAATCCCAATTATCGCGATTTTGAAAACGATATTTATGAGATTGAAGATACGCAACACAACGCCAACATTGAAAACATGGGACTGTTGCAGGAGATCAATTATAAGTTCGCTGAAGATGAGTTTTTTATCTTTAATGTTTGGTTGGAAAAGAACTGGCATTTGGTGCAGCAAAATATGGGGACGAATCTGGGTAATCCCGATTTTCGCGAAGATTATAACGACGATCATATCCGCATTTGGGCAGGATACAAAAACCGTAAAAAACCATTTAAATATGAAATAAATGGAGGTTATGTGTTTGACAATGCGGTATCAAATGGAAATACAAATGATACTATCTCCACTCAGCGATTTATTGGAGAAGCTTTTATTGAACACGCTTTTATGGCAAATGCAAGCTACAAAGCTGGGGTAAAAGCTACCCGGATTAATCCAACAGTATATGCCTATTCGGCATCGCTCGAACATGAAGACCGCGTAGATTTTTATGCTTCCTATTATCATCGTTTGTTTAATAAACTAACAGCAACAGTGAATTTGCGTCAGGGCTTTGTTACCGATTTTAATGTGCCCTTTACACCATCGCTGGGTCTCGATTTTTTGTCACTCTCCAAAGAAAGTTTCGTACTAAATTTTACCGGTAATGTTTCGAGAAGCTACCGGGTGCCCACTTTTAACGATCGTTTTTGGGTGCCGGGAGGAAATCCTGATTTGAATCCGGAAAAAGGAATGAACTACGAGCTGGGTACAAAATGGAGTTATTGCAATGGCACAAATTCGGGGAATGTTAAAGTAAATGCTTTTTACATGAATATCGACGACTGGATTCTCTGGAAAAACGGAGGTTCGTTTTGGTATGCCGAAAATGTACAAAGTGTTGAGAGCAAAGGGGTGGAGTTTATGACCGACTGGAGTTATTTGTTGTTTGGAAGAAGAATCAGCTCGGGGCTGAATTATACCTATACATCAGCACAACGAAAAGAATCGCTGAACGAAACAAATGCCCTGAGCCGTCAGTTGGAATATGTACCTGTACATGCCGGCAATTTCTTTACTTCGGCAACGGTTGACAAGTTTGAATTTACGATTGATGGCAGCTATACCGATAAACAATATACCGACGAGGAAGTAAAAAATATCCTTGATGCATTTTTCTTACTCAATACCTCGGTAAGCTATCGTTTTAAAATAAATAATAAAAACCGGATTCGGATACTCGGAATGGTAAATAATATATTAAACACGGATTACCAGTCGAGTTGGGGCTATGCCATGCCCGGAATCAATTACAGAATAAGTTTGACATATAAATTACAATAA